Proteins from one bacterium genomic window:
- a CDS encoding LysM peptidoglycan-binding domain-containing protein, whose product MKSVSSQTQVTTQRPATGAAPAATAKPTAPQAPLGADKLAKAGKTVEVTVIPGKDHLSVTAKAGDSYWSIARKFASAADGIAPTESEINAYVKDLQALNGKTLKAGQTVKLPINAHATFMLEAMVAAQKAAAVRQKAGEKLPALDWRTAQAAWGYAEAQEISVTPAKGGKPLGFAAIATGSAKGGSVYKVHDLAAYHKQAGL is encoded by the coding sequence GTGAAATCCGTTTCGTCCCAGACCCAAGTCACCACCCAGCGCCCGGCAACCGGCGCGGCCCCTGCTGCTACTGCCAAGCCCACTGCCCCCCAGGCGCCGCTCGGCGCCGATAAGCTGGCGAAGGCTGGCAAGACCGTCGAGGTCACGGTGATCCCCGGTAAGGACCACCTGAGCGTCACCGCCAAGGCCGGCGACAGCTACTGGAGCATCGCCCGCAAGTTCGCCTCGGCTGCCGACGGCATCGCGCCGACCGAAAGCGAGATCAACGCCTACGTCAAGGATCTCCAGGCCCTGAACGGCAAGACCCTCAAGGCCGGTCAGACCGTGAAGCTGCCGATCAACGCCCACGCCACATTCATGCTCGAGGCCATGGTCGCCGCTCAGAAGGCCGCCGCCGTCCGCCAAAAGGCCGGCGAGAAGCTTCCCGCCCTCGACTGGCGCACGGCCCAGGCGGCCTGGGGCTACGCCGAAGCCCAAGAGATCAGCGTGACGCCCGCCAAGGGCGGCAAGCCCTTGGGCTTCGCGGCGATCGCCACCGGCTCGGCCAAGGGTGGCTCGGTCTACAAGGTCCACGACCTCGCGGCCTACCACAAGCAGGCGGGTCTCTAG